A segment of the Meles meles chromosome 4, mMelMel3.1 paternal haplotype, whole genome shotgun sequence genome:
GCACCAGAGAGTTTATGTTATTAATTAACAAGGGAATCAGTAAAATGTTTAATGCAGTCCAAAGAGCATTTGAAAGAATAGGTATATGTCAACAATTTACCAGTTTTACGTTTTGGATATTTGGGAGTGGTGGTGGTACAAATTACTCGGCTACTTAAAAGCAAACTGGCATTACTACGTGGTGTCCTTTTGGGTGGATCTGATTTGGAGATGGTATCCTCTACTGATTGTCTGTTTTCAGTACATTGCCTGAATGTAATTAATAGTAATAAGCTAATTAATAGTAGCCACAGCAGCATTTTACTTGGATAGCCCAGTTATGTGTATTGGTCTAAGTTCGGGGTATGGAAAactaatgttaaaaatgtttttttgaatTGAAAAGTCTTTACAGGATTAAAGGTCCCCCTCTCGCTCACCTATATAACAAAATAAGGATTTAATTTCTAGACTTTATTATAAGGGTATAATATATTATAAGGATATCATATTATAAGGGTTACATATAAGATTATATTATAAGGATataatataagatatatattataaGGATATAAGACTTTATTATAAGGATATAATAAGGATTTAATTCTCTAAAATTTATTCCGGCATATAATTGAGCTTGGGCAAGGTAGTGTATACTACCTGTGTCCCATAGGGCCTGGCCTACAGTGAACAGTACCTGATAATTTAAAATTGAATGTCGGTGGTCTGGAAAATATTGAAAGCCCATAAAACTTAACTTGATAATTGGAACAGAATGGCTTAATTATAGGTCCAAACCAGCCCTGGGTgggttttggttttaatttacagTAGAAAGTAGGTTGTTTCTTGTAATAGTCTTTCATGGTTGTATATGTAGGATTCTTTGGAATTATCTGATGAGGAGAACTAATAGGGGCTTGCCATAATTTCGAGCTTTCTTGAGTTTTGCACTTTGGAGACACTTGGGTGGTGAGTGGGGAAAATTCCTATTGGATTTTACAAAAACCTGGTTTAAACAAAGTTAAGGAGCGCACCCCCCCTTTCACACAGTGTGGCTGGAGAAAAGGCTATACCAAATAGATACGAAGCAGTTTTTTAGATCTTGCACCATTTCGTatatatggaaatacaacatCACAGTACATTGGACATCTTTGAGCTGCTACGGATTTTTAAGTTTTGTATACAAAGTGAATAAATTGAATAGTAGTAATTATGTTTTCTATCTATAGCAGAAAGACAAGAAACCTAAGAAGTCAACCTGGAAATTTAATTTGGACCTTACCCATCCAGTAGAAGATGGAATTTTTGATTCTGGAAATTTTGTAAGTAACGCTCTCCTCAGCTTGTTTTTATCATTGTAATAGAGTTCTCAATGACTTAAGTATGTAATATTTGATTTTAACCTAAGCTCCATTCCTAGGGTACCTTCCCTAGTGAATATCTAGGGTTTTCTTCCCTAGTTTtgcatgttttctcttttaaaacaggAACAGTTTCTACGGGAGAAGGTTAAAGTCAATGGAAAAACTGGAAATCTGGGGAATGTCGTTCACATTGAACGCTTCAAGAATAAAATCACAGTTGTTTCTGAGAAACAGTTCTCTAAAAGGTTGGTATTTGTTTCCCATAATACTTTAGTGAAATTATGGTAGTTGTGAATATTTTATAGAATACACAgtccttgtattttcttttcacagGCAGGAGTAGATTTGGTGATAAGGTCAGGGAGATACAAACAGAAATGTTTTGAACTTATTAATGGCCTATGTGAATGGAAAATGGGTACAGTAACTGGGCCAGTTCCTTAGGCTGGTTGTCAGTAAGTGTAATTTATTGCTGGAATATATGCAAGTTATAT
Coding sequences within it:
- the RPL22L1 gene encoding 60S ribosomal protein L22-like 1 isoform X1 yields the protein MAPQKDKKPKKSTWKFNLDLTHPVEDGIFDSGNFEQFLREKVKVNGKTGNLGNVVHIERFKNKITVVSEKQFSKRYLKYLTKKYLKKNNLRDWLRVVASDKETYELRYFQISQDEDGSESED
- the RPL22L1 gene encoding 60S ribosomal protein L22-like 1 isoform X2, whose product is MAPKDKKPKKSTWKFNLDLTHPVEDGIFDSGNFEQFLREKVKVNGKTGNLGNVVHIERFKNKITVVSEKQFSKRYLKYLTKKYLKKNNLRDWLRVVASDKETYELRYFQISQDEDGSESED